Within the Gemmatimonadota bacterium genome, the region TAGCGACTTCAGCACCATTTTGCTAACTGCCTTAAGTGTATCGAACACGCCGTCACCCTGAACCGCAACCGCCTCGAAATACGGCGCCCGTCCGACCCATTCTCCGGTGGAGATCTGTTCGGTCAGATTCTCGTTGGCGTGATAGGGATCGGGGGTGAGAATCTGGCGACTGGAGTCGTCGACTTCCCAGCCGGGATTCAGATTTTCCTGGAGCTGCTGCAGCGGCGCTGCGTTCGACAGATCACGTTTGTTGTACTGGATGACGAACGGCATCTTGGTGAGATCGTAGCCGTATTCCGCCATGTTGTCGTACAGATTCTGCATCGACTCGAGGTTGGCCTCTGTCCGATCCAGCTGCGAATCGGCGACGAAGACGACCCCGTCGACGTTCTTGAGGATCAGCTTCCGGCTGGCGTTGTAGTACACCTGGCCCGGAACCGTGTAGAGATGGAACCTTGTCTTGAAGCCGCGGATGGTGCCGAGGTCGACTGGCAGGAAGTCGAAGAAGAGCGTGCGCTCGGTTTCGGTCGCGAGCGAGATGAGCTTGCCGCGAGTATCCGGCTTGACCTTGCCGTAGATGAACTCGAGGTTGGTCGTCTTGCCGCCCAGTCCGGGGCCGTAGTACACGATCTTGCAGTTGATCTCGCGGGACGCGTAGTTGATCATCGACATCGCGCGCTACCAGTTGAAGAGCTCGTCGATTTCCGCATCTGCCCCATGTAGCAGATTCGGCCGAGACGGCTTCTCTTCGCGCGAACGCGAGAAGATCGCGTCAATCACCACGGTCAATTCCTGAACGGCCTGTTTCATTCGTAGTCGTACGAGCCCCAGGGTTGTACGGTTGTCGAAAAGGACCACGAGGATGAGCCGGCGTGCAACATCCGCGAGGTAGATGGATTCCTTTTCGCCCTGATGAAACAAGGTGCTGAAGTCGCTCTCTCCAACAAGTTTCGCTAGCTGATCGTTGGCACTGAAATCGGCCGCTGTGAGGGTCGCGAAAGTCGTCGGATCGAAGGTCGGCTGCTCGCCAACGGTCGCCACGAGCTGGCCCGACCGGTCGACCAGGAGCGCGGAACGGGAGTTGGTATCGGCCAGGAACCTCTGAAGCGAATGGGTAATGGCGACGGAGTCATCTTCCGTGAACGACCATGTGCCCGACCCGCCTGACTTTGCGCTGCCACCTGCCATCATTCTATCTCCATCTAGGCGAGAGCCCTTTCAACGTGCTTGAGTAGCCGCACCGCCCGTCCCCGAAGCATCGGGCGCGGTTCCCAGGCGATGTATTCGCGCAGAAGGTGGGCTGTGGCGACTGTCGGTTGCCCGGATAGGTGCCCGAGAGCAGCGAGTCGCCTCACAGGATGACGACTGAACAGGTCTCTTCGGTACGCGTGCTGTGCGCCGGACCAGGTCGCGAGACCTGCCACAAGGCCGCCGAGCAGGCCGGCGACGAACCAATCACGATTCTTACTCATTTGACACCTTCATTGCATGACTCTCCGGGCCGACAGAGCCTGGGCTATCGTCACCCCGTCAGCGTACTCCAGATCGCCGCCAACCGGGAGGCCGCGGGCGATCCGTGAAACGGTCAACGGATAGCCAGCCAGCCGTCGCTGAAGATATAACGCCGTCGCCTCTCCCTCGATGCTGGGGTTGGTCGCAATTATCAGCTCCCGCACTCCGCCGGCGGCCACGCGGGCCTCCAGGTCGCCGACGGCCAGGTCGTCGGGGCCGATCCCGTCAAGCGGGGACAGGCGGCCGCCCAGAACATGGTACGTGCCACGAAACTCACCAGCCCGCTCTATCGCACCGATATCCGACGCCTCTTCCACCGCGCAGACGAGCGCCGGATCTCGACGCGCATCGGCACATATCGAACACAGTTCGTTCTCGGTGAGGTTATGGCAGCGGGCGCACGGATGTACGCGCTCGGAGATCGTCAGCAGCGCTTCGGCGAGTCTGCGGGTCTGCCCAGCGGGCTGCTTGAGCAGGTGATACGTGAGCCGCATCGCCGTCTTCCGGCCAATTCCGGGCAACTTCGAGAGCTCGGTGGCGAGATCTTCTATCGCTGACACTCAGAATGGGAGCTTGAACGGTAGATCCATGCCGCCGGTCAGCTTGCCCATCTCGGACTTTGCCAGTTCGGCAGCCTTTTTCTGCGCGTCGCGAACGGCGACCATTACGAGATCTTCGAGCATCTCCACGTCGGCTGGACTCACGACGCTGGGATCGATCTTGACCGTTGTGACCTGTCCCTTTCCATCGGCTGTCACGGTCACCATGCCGCCGCCAGCGGTTGCAGAAACGGTCTGCTTCTCCAGCTCCTCCTGGATCTCCTGCAAGCGGCTCTGCATCTGTTGCGCCTGCTGCATCAGCTTCATGAAGTCAGCCATATAGGAATCTAAAGAGTTGTACTCTCAGTCGAGCAATTCGAGGTCGAGCGCGTCGATTGCCGCGCCGAGTACAGGATCTTTCGCTCGCAGCATCTGAGCACGCTCCGACCGCAGCTGGTCATCGCTCAGCCGCTGAGGCGGATCGCCCTGCGACGACGCCTCCATGGCCGAGCGCATCGCAGAGAGCGGACTGGCCCCGGCCGCCGCTCGGCGCACGGGGGCCGGCGCCGGAGCAGGTGCAACAGCGGGCGCCACAGCGGGCGCAAGCGCTGCCGATGCCGCACGGACGGGCGGCGCCGGCTCCGGTGCTGCGATCTTCGCGCGCCAATCCGATTGAGCAGCCCCGGGTGCAGTCCCGCCGGCCGAACCGATACCGCGCAGTACTTCTTCGAGCGACAATGTGTGATCCAGCAAGGCGAACCGGACGAGCAGCAACTCGATCAACAATTGCTGCTGCCCGCTCTTCCGGAAGCGCGGCTCGAGATCGCTCAGCACGTTGAGCATGCGAAGTACATCACCCGATGCCAGCCGCTCTGAATTGGCGCGCAGACGCTCCGTCGCTGCTGCGGAGACGTCGGGAACACTTCCGCCGAGCAGAACTGCGAGCTGCGCGCGCAGGACGTCGGAGAATCCTGCGAGGAAGATCCCGAAGTCGACACCCTCGTCGGCGAGACGTCGCACCGCGGTGAACACGTCTGCGGCGCGGCGCTGAACGATTATGTCGATAATGTCGAGGTATTCGTCTTCCGGAACGAGGCCGAGTGCCGCGCGCACGGCTTCAGCGGTGATGCTTCCTTCGCCGAGTGACGTCACCTGATCGGTGAGCGATAGCGCGTCGCGCATGGAACCGTCAGCGGCGCGCGAGATCATCATCAGCGCTTCAGGCTCGCGCGGAATCTTCTCTTCGTCCAGGATGTACTCGAGGCGGGCGACGATATCGCTTCGTCCGATGCGCTTGAGATCGAAGCGCTGCAAGCGGCTGAGCACGGGTGCGGCTGTCTGCGCGATCTTCTGCGGCTCGGTAGTCGCGAAGACGAAGACGACACGCGCGGGCGGTTCTTCGAGAACCTTGAGCAGCGCGTTCCACGCTTCGCGCGTGAGCATGTGCGCTTCGTCGACTATGTAGACCTTGTAGCGATCGTCGCCGGACGGTGCGTACATCGCGCGCTCGCGCAGATCACGCGCGTCGTCGACGCCGCGGTTTGATGCTGCGTCTATCTCGACGACGTCGAGACTGGACGAGCCGCTCCAGATGCGCTGGCAGCTGGTGCACACGCCGCACGGTTCGCCGTCGGGTTGCTTGTTCTCGCAGTTGAGCGCCATTGCGAGCACGCGAGCGAGAGTGGTCTTGCCCGTTCCGCGGGGGCCGCAGAAGAGGTATCCATGCGCCACGCGATCACGCGCGATCGCGCCTCTCAGCGTGTTCGACACGTGGCCCTGAACGGCCACCTCGGCGAACGAGCGCGGGCGGTATTTCCTTGCTAGCGCGAGGGCCATGCGTCTGGTTTGCGGGGCGACACCCGCCCTTCGGAAGGTCCCCGCGAGCGAGGCGGGGATGAAGGGGGGCTCCAGGGGATCGGGGCAACGCAAGACACCGCATGCCGCTGCTACCTTCGGGGTCCTGACGGGGTTAGTGGGCTCGCGCCCCCCGGAAATCCCTGGAATATTCTGAAATATAACCCGCGCAACCGCTCACAGGTTGCAGATAACACCGGCCCGCGCGAGGCGGGCCGGTGTGTCCAGCAAAGGCTTATCAGGGCTTCTTGATCTTGACCGTGGGAACCTTGATCGTGGCGGAATCCTTCTTCACCTCGACCTTGGGGACCGCGACCTT harbors:
- a CDS encoding ADP-ribosylation factor-like protein, with translation MSMINYASREINCKIVYYGPGLGGKTTNLEFIYGKVKPDTRGKLISLATETERTLFFDFLPVDLGTIRGFKTRFHLYTVPGQVYYNASRKLILKNVDGVVFVADSQLDRTEANLESMQNLYDNMAEYGYDLTKMPFVIQYNKRDLSNAAPLQQLQENLNPGWEVDDSSRQILTPDPYHANENLTEQISTGEWVGRAPYFEAVAVQGDGVFDTLKAVSKMVLKSLA
- a CDS encoding roadblock/LC7 domain-containing protein, translated to MAGGSAKSGGSGTWSFTEDDSVAITHSLQRFLADTNSRSALLVDRSGQLVATVGEQPTFDPTTFATLTAADFSANDQLAKLVGESDFSTLFHQGEKESIYLADVARRLILVVLFDNRTTLGLVRLRMKQAVQELTVVIDAIFSRSREEKPSRPNLLHGADAEIDELFNW
- the recR gene encoding recombination mediator RecR — its product is MSAIEDLATELSKLPGIGRKTAMRLTYHLLKQPAGQTRRLAEALLTISERVHPCARCHNLTENELCSICADARRDPALVCAVEEASDIGAIERAGEFRGTYHVLGGRLSPLDGIGPDDLAVGDLEARVAAGGVRELIIATNPSIEGEATALYLQRRLAGYPLTVSRIARGLPVGGDLEYADGVTIAQALSARRVMQ
- a CDS encoding YbaB/EbfC family nucleoid-associated protein gives rise to the protein MADFMKLMQQAQQMQSRLQEIQEELEKQTVSATAGGGMVTVTADGKGQVTTVKIDPSVVSPADVEMLEDLVMVAVRDAQKKAAELAKSEMGKLTGGMDLPFKLPF
- the dnaX gene encoding DNA polymerase III subunit gamma/tau yields the protein MALALARKYRPRSFAEVAVQGHVSNTLRGAIARDRVAHGYLFCGPRGTGKTTLARVLAMALNCENKQPDGEPCGVCTSCQRIWSGSSSLDVVEIDAASNRGVDDARDLRERAMYAPSGDDRYKVYIVDEAHMLTREAWNALLKVLEEPPARVVFVFATTEPQKIAQTAAPVLSRLQRFDLKRIGRSDIVARLEYILDEEKIPREPEALMMISRAADGSMRDALSLTDQVTSLGEGSITAEAVRAALGLVPEDEYLDIIDIIVQRRAADVFTAVRRLADEGVDFGIFLAGFSDVLRAQLAVLLGGSVPDVSAAATERLRANSERLASGDVLRMLNVLSDLEPRFRKSGQQQLLIELLLVRFALLDHTLSLEEVLRGIGSAGGTAPGAAQSDWRAKIAAPEPAPPVRAASAALAPAVAPAVAPAPAPAPVRRAAAGASPLSAMRSAMEASSQGDPPQRLSDDQLRSERAQMLRAKDPVLGAAIDALDLELLD